The Lysobacter panacisoli genome includes a window with the following:
- the moeB gene encoding molybdopterin-synthase adenylyltransferase MoeB: MDIIERIDPAEALRRQRDGAVMVDVREAHERATGLAEGAIGVAKAELEADPAVALPDRDAAVLLICQSGRRSLDAAQALLAAGYRRVASVEGGTTRWIAEGLPVTTPEGDFDFYDRYSRHLRLPEVGEAGQRRLQSARIAMVGAGGLGSPAAFYLAAAGIGTLVLADDDVVDRSNLQRQILHTEDRIGVPKVDSARIALSALNPTVRIETFAERITADNVERLIEGADVVIDGADNFPVRYLLNDACVKLGKPLVYGAVHRFEGQVSVFDAGRHRGHAPCYRCLFPEPPPPEAAPNCAEAGVLGVLPGVIGLLQATEAIKLILGTGEPLTGRLLHFDAMGMRFRETRLPADPDCPVCAAGRAFPGYIDYVRFCAA, encoded by the coding sequence ATGGACATCATCGAACGCATCGATCCCGCCGAAGCCCTGCGACGCCAGCGCGACGGCGCGGTGATGGTCGACGTGCGCGAAGCGCACGAACGCGCCACCGGCCTCGCCGAAGGCGCCATTGGCGTCGCCAAGGCCGAACTGGAAGCCGATCCGGCCGTTGCCTTGCCCGACCGAGACGCCGCGGTGCTGCTGATCTGCCAGTCGGGCCGACGCTCGCTGGACGCCGCGCAGGCGCTCCTCGCGGCCGGATACCGGCGCGTCGCCTCGGTCGAGGGCGGCACCACGCGCTGGATCGCCGAAGGCCTGCCGGTGACGACGCCGGAAGGCGACTTCGATTTCTACGACCGCTACTCGCGCCACCTGCGTTTGCCGGAAGTCGGCGAAGCCGGGCAGCGCAGGTTGCAGTCCGCGCGCATCGCGATGGTCGGCGCGGGCGGGCTTGGTTCGCCGGCGGCGTTCTACCTCGCGGCTGCGGGTATCGGCACGCTGGTGCTCGCGGATGACGACGTGGTCGACCGCAGCAACCTGCAGCGGCAGATCCTCCATACCGAAGACCGCATCGGTGTGCCCAAGGTCGATTCGGCGCGCATCGCGCTGTCGGCACTCAATCCGACGGTGCGCATCGAAACCTTCGCCGAGCGCATCACCGCGGACAACGTGGAACGGCTGATCGAAGGCGCCGACGTGGTCATCGACGGTGCCGACAACTTCCCGGTGCGTTATCTGCTCAACGACGCCTGCGTGAAGCTCGGCAAGCCGCTCGTGTACGGCGCCGTGCATCGCTTCGAAGGGCAGGTGAGCGTGTTCGACGCTGGACGCCATCGCGGCCACGCGCCGTGCTACCGCTGTCTGTTCCCCGAACCGCCGCCGCCGGAAGCCGCGCCGAACTGCGCCGAAGCCGGCGTGCTCGGCGTGCTGCCCGGCGTGATCGGCCTGCTGCAGGCGACCGAGGCGATCAAGCTGATCCTCGGCACGGGCGAACCGCTCACCGGCCGGTTGCTGCATTTCGACGCGATGGGAATGCGCTTCCGCGAAACGCGCTTGCCCGCCGATCCGGACTGCCCGGTGTGCGCGGCCGGGCGCGCGTTCCCCGGCTATATCGACTACGTGCGCTTCTGCGCCGCCTGA
- the mobA gene encoding molybdenum cofactor guanylyltransferase yields the protein MNPTASDVTLGILAGGRATRLGGLDKAWLERDGVAQVLRWQRRFASETATTLVSANRHHERYRDAGLAVVADRVSEDIGPLSGLDALAATCATTWLLTIPVDLVGVNDCLLPSLFAAAGDNGAFAIDDDGVQPLVALWRVDGLRVAAADAIAANRPAVRGLQDGLRMHAVRLEGVRFGNLNTPDDLAAAGIKTNE from the coding sequence GTGAACCCGACCGCGTCCGACGTCACCCTCGGCATCCTCGCCGGTGGCCGCGCCACGCGGCTGGGCGGGCTCGACAAGGCCTGGCTCGAGCGCGACGGCGTCGCCCAGGTGCTGCGCTGGCAGCGTCGCTTCGCCAGCGAAACCGCCACGACGCTGGTCAGCGCCAATCGCCATCACGAGCGTTATCGCGATGCCGGCCTCGCCGTCGTCGCCGATCGCGTGAGCGAGGACATTGGCCCGCTCTCCGGACTCGACGCGCTGGCCGCGACGTGCGCCACGACGTGGCTGCTGACGATCCCGGTCGACCTGGTCGGCGTGAACGACTGCCTGCTGCCCAGCCTGTTCGCCGCCGCCGGCGACAACGGCGCGTTCGCGATCGACGACGACGGCGTGCAGCCGCTCGTCGCGCTGTGGCGCGTGGACGGCCTGCGTGTCGCGGCCGCGGATGCGATCGCCGCCAACCGGCCGGCCGTGCGTGGCTTGCAGGATGGGCTGCGCATGCACGCCGTGCGGCTCGAAGGCGTACGCTTCGGCAACCTCAACACCCCGGACGATCTCGCTGCCGCGGGCATCAAGACGAACGAATGA
- a CDS encoding alpha/beta hydrolase — protein MRKQLLGWASLPLLGYAGICAWLFTKQRDLIYLPQGTRVDATQTDFALVRENVNLHGWVLNPQAAQPVIYFGGNAESVQNRREQLGRLLPDRAVYLVSYRGYGASGGAPSEAALFGDALAIYDEVRSRHPGQPIVVLGSSLGSGVASYVASQRPVSRLVLVAPFDSLVAVAQAHYPVIPVRWLVKDRFDSIERLRGYQGEVMVVRAGRDQVVPPANTGRLIAALGKPPRVIDLADADHSSIGSDPRFEQALAEFLGPAPTTRRDPLGSVR, from the coding sequence ATGCGCAAGCAACTGCTGGGTTGGGCTTCGCTGCCATTGCTCGGATACGCCGGCATCTGCGCGTGGCTGTTCACCAAGCAGCGCGACCTGATCTATCTGCCGCAAGGCACACGCGTGGACGCGACGCAGACCGATTTCGCCCTGGTCCGCGAGAACGTCAACCTGCACGGCTGGGTGCTCAACCCGCAGGCAGCGCAGCCCGTGATCTATTTCGGCGGCAATGCCGAAAGCGTCCAGAACCGGCGCGAACAACTCGGCCGGCTGTTGCCCGATCGTGCCGTCTACCTGGTGTCGTACCGGGGTTACGGCGCCAGCGGTGGCGCACCGAGCGAGGCGGCGCTGTTCGGCGATGCACTGGCGATCTACGACGAAGTGCGCTCGCGCCATCCGGGCCAGCCCATCGTGGTGCTCGGCTCCAGCCTGGGCAGCGGTGTGGCCAGCTATGTGGCGTCGCAGCGGCCGGTGTCGCGGCTGGTGCTGGTCGCACCGTTCGACAGCCTCGTGGCCGTCGCGCAGGCGCATTACCCGGTGATCCCGGTGCGCTGGTTGGTGAAGGACCGCTTCGATTCCATCGAACGTCTGCGCGGTTATCAGGGCGAGGTAATGGTGGTGCGCGCCGGTCGCGACCAGGTCGTGCCGCCTGCCAACACCGGCCGTCTCATCGCCGCGCTCGGCAAGCCGCCGCGCGTGATCGACCTCGCCGACGCCGACCATTCCAGCATCGGCAGCGATCCGCGCTTCGAGCAGGCGCTGGCGGAATTCCTCGGGCCAGCGCCCACCACCCGGCGCGATCCGCTCGGCTCGGTGCGCTGA
- the guaA gene encoding glutamine-hydrolyzing GMP synthase produces the protein MTNIHSDKILILDFGAQYTQLIARRIREIGVYCEIWAWDHDPAEIAAFGAKGIILSGGPESTTEQGAPKAPQEVFDSGLPILGICYGMQTLAAQLGGATEAADAREFGHAEVELVARDALLGGLSDHDGEPRIDVWMSHGDHVAKAPPGWTVTAVTDRIPVAAMALEEKRWYGVQFHPEVTHTKQGQTLLRRFVAEICGCRTLWTAANIVEDQIARVREKVGNDEVILGLSGGVDSSVVAALLHKAIGTQLTCVFVDTGLLRWNEGDQVMAMFAEHMGVKVVRVNAADRYYKALQGVSDPEAKRKIIGNLFVEIFDEESAKLSNARWLAQGTIYPDVIESAGSKTGKAHVIKSHHNVGGLPENMKLGLVEPLRELFKDEVRRLGVELGLPQAMVYRHPFPGPGLGVRILGEVKREYAELLARADHIFIEELRKADLYDRVSQAFAVFLPVKSVGVVGDARAYEWVIALRAVETIDFMTAHWAHLPYDFLGRVSNRIINELRGVSRVVYDISGKPPATIEWE, from the coding sequence ATGACCAACATCCACAGCGACAAGATCCTCATCCTCGACTTCGGCGCGCAGTACACGCAGCTGATCGCCCGCCGCATCCGCGAGATCGGCGTCTACTGCGAGATCTGGGCCTGGGACCACGATCCGGCCGAGATCGCCGCGTTCGGTGCGAAGGGCATCATCCTGTCGGGCGGTCCGGAATCGACGACGGAGCAGGGCGCGCCGAAGGCGCCGCAGGAAGTGTTCGATTCGGGCCTGCCGATCCTGGGCATCTGCTACGGCATGCAGACCCTCGCCGCGCAGCTGGGCGGCGCGACCGAAGCCGCCGACGCGCGCGAGTTCGGCCACGCCGAAGTCGAGCTGGTCGCGCGCGACGCGCTGCTGGGCGGGCTGTCCGACCACGACGGCGAGCCGCGCATCGATGTGTGGATGAGCCACGGCGACCACGTCGCCAAGGCGCCGCCGGGCTGGACCGTCACCGCCGTCACCGACCGCATCCCGGTCGCGGCGATGGCGCTGGAAGAGAAGCGCTGGTACGGCGTGCAGTTCCATCCGGAAGTGACCCACACCAAGCAGGGCCAGACCCTGCTGCGCCGTTTCGTCGCCGAGATCTGCGGCTGCCGCACGTTGTGGACCGCCGCCAACATCGTCGAGGACCAGATCGCTCGCGTGCGCGAGAAGGTCGGCAACGATGAAGTGATTCTGGGCCTGTCCGGCGGCGTGGATTCGTCGGTTGTCGCCGCGCTGCTGCACAAGGCCATCGGCACCCAGCTCACCTGCGTGTTCGTCGACACCGGCCTGCTGCGCTGGAACGAAGGCGACCAGGTGATGGCGATGTTCGCCGAGCACATGGGCGTGAAGGTCGTGCGCGTCAATGCCGCCGACCGCTATTACAAGGCGCTTCAGGGCGTCAGCGATCCCGAGGCCAAGCGCAAGATCATCGGCAACCTGTTCGTCGAGATCTTCGACGAGGAGTCGGCCAAGCTGAGCAACGCCCGCTGGCTGGCGCAGGGCACGATCTACCCCGACGTGATCGAATCGGCCGGCAGCAAGACCGGCAAGGCGCACGTCATCAAGAGCCATCACAACGTCGGCGGCCTGCCGGAGAACATGAAGCTCGGGCTGGTCGAGCCGCTGCGCGAGCTGTTCAAGGACGAAGTACGACGTCTCGGCGTCGAACTCGGCCTGCCGCAGGCGATGGTCTACCGCCATCCGTTCCCGGGCCCGGGCCTGGGCGTGCGCATCCTCGGCGAGGTCAAGCGCGAGTACGCCGAGCTGCTGGCGCGCGCGGACCACATCTTCATCGAAGAGCTGCGCAAGGCCGATCTCTACGATCGCGTCAGCCAGGCCTTCGCCGTGTTCCTGCCGGTGAAGTCGGTGGGCGTGGTCGGCGACGCCCGCGCCTACGAGTGGGTCATCGCGCTGCGCGCGGTGGAGACCATCGATTTCATGACGGCCCACTGGGCGCACCTGCCGTACGACTTCCTTGGTCGCGTTTCCAACCGTATCATCAATGAGTTGCGCGGCGTTTCTCGAGTGGTCTACGACATCAGCGGAAAGCCGCCGGCGACCATCGAGTGGGAGTGA
- the folD gene encoding bifunctional methylenetetrahydrofolate dehydrogenase/methenyltetrahydrofolate cyclohydrolase FolD, with amino-acid sequence MTASTNPAPARILDGKRIAEDLLDNLKSRVDARVAAGNSRPGLAVVLVGNDPASSVYVRNKRRAAEKVGIRAIDYDLPADTGNDELLALIDRLNADPDVHGILVQLPLPDRRDATELIHRIDPRKDVDGFHPENVGHLALRQFGLRPCTPRGITTLLAYTDRPVRGQSATIVGVSNHVGRPMALELLIAGCTVTSCHKFTPQQVLESSVRNADILVVAVGRPGLILGEWVKPGAVVIDVGINRLDDGRLVGDVGFAAAAERASWITPVPGGVGPMTVATLMQNTLEAAEAADSGRGWTQVR; translated from the coding sequence ATGACCGCCTCCACGAACCCGGCTCCCGCACGCATCCTCGACGGCAAGCGTATTGCCGAAGACCTGCTCGACAACCTCAAGAGCCGGGTCGATGCACGCGTCGCCGCGGGCAACTCGCGACCGGGCCTGGCCGTCGTGCTGGTCGGCAACGATCCCGCTTCCAGCGTCTATGTCCGCAACAAACGTCGTGCCGCGGAAAAGGTGGGCATCCGCGCCATCGACTACGACCTGCCGGCCGACACGGGCAATGACGAACTGCTGGCGCTGATCGACCGGCTCAACGCCGATCCGGACGTCCACGGCATCCTCGTGCAGCTGCCGCTGCCGGACCGCCGCGACGCGACCGAACTGATCCACCGCATCGACCCGCGCAAGGACGTGGACGGTTTCCATCCGGAGAACGTCGGCCATCTGGCACTGCGCCAGTTCGGCCTGCGCCCGTGCACGCCGCGCGGCATCACCACGCTGCTGGCCTACACGGACCGTCCGGTACGCGGGCAGAGCGCCACGATCGTCGGCGTGTCCAACCACGTCGGGCGGCCGATGGCGCTGGAACTGCTGATCGCCGGCTGCACTGTCACCAGCTGCCACAAGTTCACCCCGCAGCAGGTGCTGGAAAGCTCGGTGCGCAACGCCGACATTCTTGTCGTCGCGGTCGGCCGCCCCGGCCTGATCCTGGGCGAGTGGGTGAAGCCGGGCGCGGTGGTGATCGACGTGGGCATCAACCGCCTCGACGACGGCCGCCTCGTCGGCGACGTCGGTTTCGCGGCCGCGGCTGAACGCGCGAGCTGGATCACGCCCGTGCCGGGCGGGGTGGGGCCGATGACCGTGGCCACGCTCATGCAGAACACGCTGGAAGCCGCCGAGGCGGCGGATTCGGGGCGCGGCTGGACGCAGGTGCGCTGA
- a CDS encoding DUF1244 domain-containing protein: MTDSDFETTQIEAAAFRRLLQHLMSERTDVQNIDLMIHAGFCRNCLSDWYREAAEQRGITMTKDEAREAVYGMPFSQWKAQHQREATPEQLAAFEAAQRRHSR, translated from the coding sequence ATGACCGACTCCGATTTCGAAACCACCCAGATCGAGGCCGCCGCCTTCCGGCGCCTGCTCCAGCACCTGATGTCCGAGCGCACCGACGTGCAGAACATCGACCTGATGATCCATGCCGGCTTCTGCCGAAATTGCCTGTCGGACTGGTACCGCGAGGCCGCCGAGCAGCGCGGCATCACCATGACCAAGGACGAGGCGCGCGAAGCCGTCTACGGCATGCCGTTCTCACAATGGAAGGCGCAACATCAGCGCGAGGCGACGCCGGAACAGCTCGCCGCATTCGAGGCCGCACAACGTCGCCATTCGAGGTAG
- the glp gene encoding gephyrin-like molybdotransferase Glp has product MNEFPTGITFDEAVAIVREVAAAHRLEHETLPLSRTHGRVLATDVVAPLALPPFDNSAMDGFALRHADLRDGETRLRLTGEQFAGPDAALQVGEGECVRITTGAPMPAGADTVVIKENTRVEGDTVIVLAAPNAGANVRYSGEDVAVGDVVLHAGTRLTPARVSLAASLGLSSLRVARRPTVAVFSSGDELVEPGMALAPGQIYDSNRELLMGLLRAEGLEPTAWPRLPDDPRQVEIALRDAGCAFDLIVTCGAVSAGEKDHIPDVIGRFGKIHFWKVRMKPGMPVLFGSLDQARVLALPGNPVSVFATFLGLGRPLIDGLQGHDAARPVERAQLVSPLEKSHARREFIRAQVFCDEHGVLRADPNPAVGSHRLRAVSDSNALIVIPDGPQRLAAGTVVDVLRYA; this is encoded by the coding sequence ATGAACGAATTCCCGACCGGCATCACCTTCGACGAAGCCGTAGCAATCGTGCGCGAGGTCGCGGCCGCGCACCGTCTGGAACACGAGACGCTGCCGCTGTCGCGCACGCACGGGCGCGTGCTCGCGACCGACGTGGTCGCGCCGCTCGCATTGCCGCCCTTCGACAACAGCGCGATGGACGGCTTCGCACTGCGCCATGCCGATCTGCGCGACGGCGAGACGCGCCTGCGCCTGACTGGCGAACAGTTCGCTGGACCCGACGCCGCCTTGCAGGTGGGCGAGGGCGAATGCGTACGCATCACGACCGGTGCGCCGATGCCGGCCGGTGCGGACACGGTGGTCATCAAGGAAAACACACGCGTCGAGGGCGATACCGTCATCGTGCTGGCTGCTCCGAATGCTGGCGCCAACGTGCGTTATTCCGGCGAGGACGTGGCGGTGGGGGATGTGGTGTTGCATGCCGGCACGCGGCTCACGCCCGCACGCGTCTCGCTCGCGGCGTCGCTGGGCCTGTCCTCATTGCGTGTCGCGCGACGGCCGACGGTCGCGGTGTTCAGCAGCGGCGACGAACTGGTCGAACCCGGCATGGCGCTGGCGCCCGGGCAGATCTACGACAGCAACCGCGAATTGCTGATGGGCCTGCTGCGCGCCGAAGGGCTGGAGCCGACCGCGTGGCCGCGTCTGCCGGACGATCCGCGCCAGGTCGAGATCGCGCTGCGCGATGCGGGCTGCGCGTTCGACCTCATCGTCACCTGTGGCGCGGTGTCGGCAGGCGAGAAGGACCACATCCCGGACGTGATCGGCCGCTTCGGCAAGATCCATTTCTGGAAGGTGCGGATGAAGCCGGGCATGCCGGTGCTGTTCGGCAGCCTCGACCAGGCCCGCGTGCTGGCGCTGCCCGGCAATCCGGTGTCGGTGTTCGCGACGTTCCTCGGCCTCGGCCGGCCGCTGATCGACGGCCTGCAGGGTCACGACGCGGCGCGTCCGGTCGAACGCGCGCAGCTGGTCTCGCCGCTGGAGAAATCGCACGCACGCCGCGAATTCATCCGCGCCCAGGTGTTCTGCGACGAACACGGCGTGCTTCGCGCCGATCCGAATCCCGCGGTCGGTTCGCACCGCCTGCGCGCGGTCAGCGACTCCAACGCGCTGATCGTGATCCCGGATGGACCGCAGCGTCTCGCCGCCGGCACCGTCGTCGACGTGCTGCGTTATGCCTGA
- a CDS encoding SRPBCC family protein gives MPGTVTLHRVIRAPAERIYRAFLDPDAMVKWLPPHGFTGKVHSMDARVGGGYRMSFTNFGTGGSHSFGGTYLELVPGEKLRYNDQFDNPDLPGQMEVTVTLKRGMVSTELHVVQQGIPDSIPVEFCYLGWQESLEMLAKLVEPEIPDGA, from the coding sequence ATGCCCGGCACCGTCACCCTGCATCGCGTCATCCGCGCTCCGGCCGAGCGCATCTACCGCGCGTTCCTCGACCCCGACGCGATGGTGAAGTGGCTCCCGCCGCACGGCTTCACCGGCAAGGTGCACTCGATGGACGCGCGCGTGGGCGGCGGCTATCGCATGTCGTTCACCAACTTCGGCACCGGTGGCAGCCATTCCTTCGGCGGCACGTACCTGGAACTCGTGCCTGGCGAGAAGCTCCGCTACAACGACCAGTTCGACAATCCCGACCTGCCCGGCCAGATGGAAGTGACCGTGACGCTGAAGCGCGGCATGGTCAGCACGGAACTGCACGTCGTCCAGCAGGGCATTCCCGATTCGATCCCCGTCGAGTTCTGCTACCTCGGTTGGCAAGAGTCGCTGGAGATGCTGGCCAAGCTGGTCGAGCCTGAGATTCCGGACGGCGCTTGA
- the prpF gene encoding 2-methylaconitate cis-trans isomerase PrpF has product MSHAPQIRIPATYMRGGTSKGVFFRLEDLPERARVPGPARDALLMRVIGSPDPYGKHTDGMGGATSSTSKCVIIGKSSVPDHDVDYLYGQVSIDKAFVDWSGNCGNLSTAVGPLAIAAGIIDPARIPQDGICTVRIWQANIGKTIVAHVPITGGQVQETGDFELDGVTFPAAEIQLEFLNPSDDGEGGSMFPTGNLVDDLEVPGVGTFKATMITAGIPTIFLDAAELGYTGTELQGAINDDPKALARFEAIRAHGALRMGLIENLDQIATRQHSPKVAFVAPAQDYVSSSGKRIAAGEIDLHARALSMGKLHHAMMGTAAVAIGTAASIPGTLVNRAAGGGEREAVRFGHPSGTLRVGAQARMDDGQWTVTKAIMSRSARVLMEGWVRVPGDSF; this is encoded by the coding sequence ATGAGCCACGCACCGCAGATCCGCATTCCCGCCACCTACATGCGCGGTGGCACCAGCAAGGGCGTGTTCTTCCGTCTGGAGGATCTGCCCGAGCGTGCGCGCGTCCCCGGTCCGGCGCGCGACGCGCTGCTGATGCGCGTGATCGGCTCGCCCGATCCCTACGGCAAGCACACCGACGGCATGGGCGGGGCGACGTCGAGCACTAGCAAGTGCGTGATCATCGGCAAGTCGTCCGTGCCCGACCACGACGTCGACTACCTCTACGGCCAGGTGTCCATCGACAAGGCCTTCGTCGACTGGAGCGGCAACTGCGGCAACCTGAGCACGGCAGTCGGCCCGCTCGCCATCGCCGCCGGGATCATCGATCCGGCCCGCATTCCGCAGGACGGCATCTGCACGGTGCGCATCTGGCAGGCGAACATCGGCAAGACCATCGTCGCGCACGTGCCGATCACCGGCGGACAGGTTCAGGAAACCGGCGACTTCGAACTCGACGGCGTGACCTTCCCGGCGGCGGAGATCCAGCTGGAGTTCCTCAACCCGTCCGACGACGGCGAAGGCGGCTCGATGTTCCCGACCGGCAACCTCGTGGACGATCTCGAGGTTCCGGGCGTGGGCACGTTCAAGGCGACGATGATCACCGCGGGCATCCCGACCATCTTCCTCGATGCCGCCGAGCTGGGTTACACCGGCACCGAGCTGCAGGGCGCGATCAACGACGACCCGAAGGCGCTCGCGCGGTTCGAAGCGATCCGCGCGCACGGTGCGTTGCGCATGGGCCTGATCGAGAACCTCGACCAGATTGCCACGCGCCAGCACTCGCCCAAGGTCGCCTTCGTCGCGCCGGCGCAGGATTACGTGTCCTCCAGCGGCAAGCGCATCGCCGCCGGCGAGATCGACCTGCACGCGCGCGCCCTGTCGATGGGCAAGCTGCACCACGCGATGATGGGTACTGCCGCAGTCGCCATCGGCACCGCCGCTTCGATTCCCGGCACGCTGGTGAACCGTGCCGCTGGCGGCGGCGAACGCGAAGCCGTGCGCTTCGGCCATCCGTCCGGAACGCTGCGTGTCGGCGCTCAGGCACGGATGGACGATGGCCAGTGGACCGTGACCAAGGCGATCATGAGCCGCAGCGCCCGCGTGCTAATGGAAGGCTGGGTGCGGGTACCTGGCGATTCGTTCTGA
- the guaB gene encoding IMP dehydrogenase: MLRIQAEALTFDDVSLVPAHSTVLPKDVSLATRFTRDLTIRLPILSAAMDTVSESRLAIAMAQLGGISIVHKNMSLEAQAAQIASVKKFEAGVIKEPFTVGPDTTIGEVLKLTRARNISGVPVVEGGQLVGIVTSRDMRFEKKLDDPVRHIMTKKDRLVTVREGATDEEVLDLLHKNRIEKVLVVNDGFELRGLITVKDIQKKSDNPNAAYDTSERLLVGAAVGVGGDTEARVEALAAAGVDVVVVDTAHGHSQGVLDRVKWVKKNFPQLQVIGGNIVTGDAALALMDYGADAVKVGVGPGSICTTRIVAGVGVPQITAVSMVAEALQDRIPLIADGGIRYSGDIGKAIVAGASSVMIGGLFAGTEEAPGEVELFQGRSYKSYRGMGSLGAMELGSKDRYFQDASDADKLVPEGIEGRVPYRGPLRGVVHQLAGGLRATMGYVGCATIEDMRKKPSFVRITNAGARESHVHDVQITKEPPNYRAS; this comes from the coding sequence ATGCTGCGCATCCAGGCTGAAGCACTTACCTTCGACGACGTTTCGCTCGTCCCGGCCCATTCGACGGTCCTGCCCAAGGACGTCTCGCTCGCAACGCGCTTTACCCGCGACCTGACCATCCGTCTGCCGATCCTGTCGGCGGCGATGGACACCGTCAGCGAATCGCGTCTGGCGATCGCGATGGCCCAGCTGGGCGGCATCAGCATCGTCCACAAGAACATGAGCCTGGAAGCCCAGGCCGCGCAGATCGCCTCGGTCAAGAAGTTCGAGGCCGGCGTGATCAAGGAGCCGTTCACCGTCGGCCCCGACACGACCATCGGCGAGGTGCTCAAGCTCACCCGTGCGCGCAACATCTCCGGCGTGCCGGTGGTGGAAGGCGGCCAGCTGGTCGGCATCGTCACCAGCCGCGACATGCGCTTCGAGAAGAAGCTCGACGATCCGGTCCGCCACATCATGACCAAGAAGGATCGCCTGGTGACGGTGCGCGAAGGCGCGACCGACGAGGAAGTGCTGGACCTGCTGCACAAGAACCGCATCGAGAAGGTGCTGGTGGTCAACGACGGCTTCGAGCTGCGCGGCCTGATCACCGTGAAGGACATCCAGAAGAAGTCCGACAACCCCAACGCCGCCTACGACACCAGCGAACGCCTGCTGGTCGGCGCGGCGGTCGGCGTCGGCGGCGACACCGAGGCGCGCGTGGAAGCGCTCGCCGCTGCGGGCGTGGACGTGGTGGTGGTCGACACCGCGCACGGCCATTCGCAGGGCGTGCTCGATCGCGTGAAGTGGGTCAAGAAGAACTTCCCGCAGCTGCAGGTCATCGGCGGCAACATCGTCACCGGCGACGCCGCGCTGGCCCTGATGGACTACGGCGCGGACGCGGTGAAGGTCGGCGTCGGCCCCGGTTCGATCTGCACCACCCGCATCGTCGCCGGCGTCGGCGTGCCGCAGATCACCGCGGTGTCGATGGTGGCCGAGGCGCTGCAGGACCGCATCCCGCTGATTGCCGACGGCGGTATCCGTTACTCGGGCGACATCGGCAAGGCGATCGTCGCAGGCGCGTCGAGCGTGATGATCGGCGGCCTGTTCGCCGGCACCGAGGAAGCCCCGGGCGAAGTCGAGCTGTTCCAGGGCCGCAGCTACAAGAGCTATCGCGGCATGGGCTCGCTGGGCGCGATGGAGCTGGGCTCCAAGGACCGTTATTTCCAGGACGCCTCCGACGCCGACAAGCTCGTTCCCGAAGGCATCGAAGGCCGCGTCCCGTACCGTGGTCCGCTGCGCGGCGTGGTCCACCAGCTCGCTGGCGGCCTGCGCGCGACGATGGGTTACGTCGGCTGCGCGACGATCGAGGACATGCGCAAGAAGCCCAGCTTCGTGCGCATCACCAACGCCGGCGCGCGCGAAAGCCACGTGCACGACGTGCAGATCACCAAGGAACCGCCGAACTATCGGGCGAGTTGA